The segment TCAATGAAGCTGTTGTGGTGCCGGTCCGCCGCGTTGAGCGCCATGAGGATGGTGTCGAATTCATACAGCTTGATCGCTTTGGCCAGTACAAAGGGGTCCCGATGGCCGGTGATCCCGATGTACTTGATGATCTTTTCGGACCGCGCCTTCTCCATGGCCTTGATCACGCCGTCGGCGGCAAACATGCGATCGAGATCCTCCTGCGATCCGACATGGTGAATCTGCCAGGCATCCAGGTGATCTGTCTGCAGGTTCTTCAACGTGCGTTCCAGCAGACGCATGGAACCCTCGTAGCTGCGGTCCTGCGTCTTGGAGGCGAGATAGACCTCCTTCCGCCGGGTCTTCATCACTTTCCCGATATAAGTCTCGCTGATGCCGTTCCCGTAGGCCGCCGCGGTATCAACATAGTTGACGCCGAGGTCGAGCGCTCGATGAATGATGGCCACCGACGCCTCTTCGGTGCCGGCCTGCTCGAGCGTCGATTGTCCGCCCAGGCTGAAGAGGCACACGGAGTGCCCGGTTTTGCCAAGGGGTCGCCTGGGCATCTTGGTTGGAGCGGAACTCTCCGCTTCTCTTCCCCACACACTCGTCACTTTCCCTTCTCCTAAGACCGTGATCCCCGCAACAGCCCCTGCGGTTGTTTTCAAAAACCCCCGACGATCCACTTTGCGGCTCATGATGGCCTCCGACGAAAATTTAAATGCTTATTCAACGGACGATTGCGTACAACAACTGATCAATATTCTTCCCGTCTTTCACCACACTCTTTCTCAACCGGCCCTCAAAGACATAGCCCGCCTTTTCGAGCACTCGGGCCGATGCGGGATTCCACTCGAACACACCGGCATAAAGACGCACAAGATGGAAATGGGCGAAGGCATACTCGGTGACCGCCTTCAGGGCCTCGGTGGCGATCCCCTTCCCCCAGAAAGGTTCGCCCACCCATAAGCCGACCTCGGCCGACTGCCGGTAGATGTCACTCTGGGGATAGAATCCAATCCCCCCGATGAGTTCTTTTGGAGAGGCGATGGCAAAGTGTGTTTCGGGTTTTTGCGCCATGGCGTAATGGATCCAGCCGAGCGCAGCCTCGGTCGTGTAGGGGTGGGGAAAGGTATCCCAAAGATTTTTTGCCACGTTCCAATTATTCGCGTACAGGACGAGTGGAGCCACATCCGTGATTTCAAAAGTCCGGACCTTCCATGAGCCGATTGGAATTTCCATTATTTAGCACCTTTGAAGAGTAACCGCAACACCGGCGGGGTCATCAAGGTCGTGATCATCGTCATCACAATGACCACGGAATAGGCGGCATCCGTAATGGTATGCAGGCGGAGCCCCACCAGCGCGACGATGATTCCCACCTCGCCCCGTGGAACCATTCCGAACCCTACGCGAAGCGCGGCATGCATCCCCATCTTCCAGGCGCCCAGGCCGCAACCGATGAGCTTGGTGAGGATGGCAATCCCCGTGATCACCAAGGCCGTGGTCATGATGCCGCGATCCCGGAATGTCGTCAGATTCAGCTGTGCACCCATGACCACGAAGAAAAAGGGCACGAGAAACTCGTAAAGGGCATGAGTCTTCTCTTCAATCCCCCAGGCTTCCCGTTGGTCGGCGATGGCGAGTCCCGCCAGAAACGCGCCGATGATGGCTGCCATGCCGATGTAGCTGGCTGCAACGGAAAGCCCCAAACAAGCCAGGAGCGCAATGATGAATGCAGGATTCCTCGTGTTCATCCGGTCGAGGCGGGGCCTGATCCGACCGGCGACGCGGCTGCCCCAGAACACCATGATCAGGGTAAAGGCCACGGCTTCCAGGACGACGAACCCAATGGAAACATAGTGGATCTTGCCGTTGGAGAGAGAACTCACAATCGCCAGCAGGATCATCCCCAGGATATCATCGATCACGGCGGCTCCCAGGATAATGCGCGCCACTTCGGTGCTGAGGATATGCATGTCGGCCATCACTCGAGCGGTGATTCCAACGCTGGTGGCCACCAGGGCGGTCCCAATAAAAATCGCTTCGAGCGTGGAGTGGCTGACCGCTTTCATATAGACGAAGCCCCCCACAAAAGGGAGGACCACACCGAGCACGGCGACCAGCGCCGCTCGTCCGCCCACCCGCAACAATTCGCTCGGCTGGGTCTCCAGCCCCACCACGAACAGCAGGATGATGACCCCGATCTCCGCGATCCCCGTCGTCAGCTCCGAGGGCGAGACAATCTTCAAGACGTAAGGACCCAGAAGAACCCCGGCAAGGATCTCCCCAATCACTGCAGGCTGCCGGACACGCTCACAAATCTCGCCCAGAAGTTTCGCCGCGGCGAACATCAAGAAAAGCTCGAACAGGATTTGGGTCGAATGTTCCAAGAAGCCTCTCTGACCGTGCGTGGGTGGTGATGAAGCCGGGTCTTCAAAAGACTCTGATTATCGCCACAGCACCTCTCTTCATACAAGCGATTTCGGAGCCTTCGTCTGAGTGTCGAGCGCAACGCCCAGGAGGACTTTATCCAACCCGCCGCCCCGTGAGATGAACCGCTGGCAGCACGCCCCTGAGGACGCGGTGTGGCTTGCCTCCCCATTCCGGCTGCATCATTGCCGGGCGGGCGGTCCCGGCCTGATCAGGAGAAACCCTCTTTTGACCTCCCCCGCGCATTTCGTTATAATGAGGAGTAGTCGCTCCTGAGTTGGATTCCTCTTATGCTGCCTCCCATGAAAAAGCAGGCACTGCTCGTCGATGATGAGGAGTCGATCCGGCATTTGCTGGTCGAAATCTTCAACAGTGAATTCCCTGACATCGAAACCGCGACGGCAGCGAATGGTCAGGAAGCCATCGAAAAACTCCGCCAGAACGCCTATGACATCCTGGTGACCGACCTGAAAATGCCCGAGGTCGACGGCCTGCAGGTCCTCGAAGAAGCCCTCACACTGTATCCTGACATCGTGGCGATCGCGGTGACCGGCTATGGCACCATCGAAACCGCCGTCCGGGCCATCAAGCTGGGGGCCTTCGACTACATCACAAAGCCATTTGAAATAACCGACTTTCAGCTGACCCTCCGCAGGGCCATTGAGCAAAAGGAACTCCGCGAAGAGAACCTGGCGCTGCGAACCCAGCTCAAGGAGCGTTATAGTTTCTCCAACATCATCGGCAGCAGCTCGCCGATGCGGAAGATATTTGACGCTATTGCGATGATTGGTCCCACCTCTTC is part of the Terriglobia bacterium genome and harbors:
- a CDS encoding aldo/keto reductase — protein: MKTTAGAVAGITVLGEGKVTSVWGREAESSAPTKMPRRPLGKTGHSVCLFSLGGQSTLEQAGTEEASVAIIHRALDLGVNYVDTAAAYGNGISETYIGKVMKTRRKEVYLASKTQDRSYEGSMRLLERTLKNLQTDHLDAWQIHHVGSQEDLDRMFAADGVIKAMEKARSEKIIKYIGITGHRDPFVLAKAIKLYEFDTILMALNAADRHHNSFIENLLPLAVEKKMGIIGMKIPARGRIFREGGLTTMEQAMRYTLSFPVSTVIVGIDTLPHLEENIGIARSFSPLKSTEIALLEEKTKSYFEDATWFKSRG
- a CDS encoding GNAT family N-acetyltransferase, with the protein product MEIPIGSWKVRTFEITDVAPLVLYANNWNVAKNLWDTFPHPYTTEAALGWIHYAMAQKPETHFAIASPKELIGGIGFYPQSDIYRQSAEVGLWVGEPFWGKGIATEALKAVTEYAFAHFHLVRLYAGVFEWNPASARVLEKAGYVFEGRLRKSVVKDGKNIDQLLYAIVR
- a CDS encoding cation:proton antiporter — translated: MEHSTQILFELFLMFAAAKLLGEICERVRQPAVIGEILAGVLLGPYVLKIVSPSELTTGIAEIGVIILLFVVGLETQPSELLRVGGRAALVAVLGVVLPFVGGFVYMKAVSHSTLEAIFIGTALVATSVGITARVMADMHILSTEVARIILGAAVIDDILGMILLAIVSSLSNGKIHYVSIGFVVLEAVAFTLIMVFWGSRVAGRIRPRLDRMNTRNPAFIIALLACLGLSVAASYIGMAAIIGAFLAGLAIADQREAWGIEEKTHALYEFLVPFFFVVMGAQLNLTTFRDRGIMTTALVITGIAILTKLIGCGLGAWKMGMHAALRVGFGMVPRGEVGIIVALVGLRLHTITDAAYSVVIVMTMITTLMTPPVLRLLFKGAK